In one Butyrivibrio proteoclasticus B316 genomic region, the following are encoded:
- a CDS encoding glycoside hydrolase family 1 protein produces the protein MNKFENGFMLGASTAAHQVEGNNTNSDYWLMENMEYSQFVEPSLDAVDHYNRYEEDIKMLADAGLNTYRFSVEWARIEPEQGKFDEKEIEHYRKMIKCCRDNGVEPVITLMHFTSPVWLIKLGGWDNEQVVELFANYARFVTEQLGSEIKYICTINEANMRLQIGALMERFKKQMMAKMANAAKSSGDSMEGQVQVGLNLSDPMEKMKLAAMENAKVFGDPQPHTFVSATDANGDMIVIKAHQAAKEAIKAVNPDIQVGITLSLHDCQYIEGGKERADSDWNEEFSHYIPYIKDDDFFGLQNYTRTTYGPDGIVPVPEGTPMTQMDYEVYPEALEHVIRRVHEEMPNVPIMVTENGIATADDKQRVEFIDKAIEGVQSCINDGIPVIGYCHWSLIDNFEWQKGYALTFGLCAVDRKTQIRAPKPSLKHLGGYLK, from the coding sequence ATGAACAAGTTCGAGAACGGATTTATGCTGGGCGCTTCTACTGCAGCCCACCAGGTTGAAGGAAACAATACAAATTCAGATTACTGGTTGATGGAGAATATGGAGTATTCCCAGTTTGTTGAGCCATCGCTGGATGCTGTTGACCATTACAACAGATATGAAGAAGACATCAAGATGCTTGCGGATGCAGGCCTTAACACTTACAGATTCTCTGTTGAATGGGCGCGTATTGAGCCTGAGCAGGGCAAGTTTGATGAAAAGGAGATCGAGCATTACAGGAAGATGATCAAATGCTGCAGGGACAATGGTGTTGAGCCGGTTATTACCCTCATGCATTTCACATCACCTGTGTGGCTTATAAAACTGGGAGGCTGGGACAATGAGCAGGTTGTAGAGCTTTTTGCCAACTATGCAAGGTTCGTCACAGAGCAGCTTGGAAGCGAGATAAAGTATATCTGCACCATAAATGAGGCCAACATGAGACTTCAGATAGGCGCTCTCATGGAGAGATTTAAGAAGCAGATGATGGCGAAAATGGCAAATGCAGCCAAAAGCAGCGGTGACTCCATGGAGGGACAGGTTCAGGTTGGACTTAATCTCTCTGACCCGATGGAGAAAATGAAGCTGGCAGCAATGGAGAATGCCAAAGTATTCGGAGATCCTCAACCGCATACATTTGTTTCTGCAACAGATGCAAATGGCGATATGATAGTTATAAAGGCGCATCAGGCAGCCAAGGAAGCAATCAAGGCTGTTAATCCGGATATTCAGGTTGGTATTACGCTTTCCCTGCACGACTGCCAGTACATAGAAGGTGGCAAGGAGCGCGCAGACAGCGACTGGAATGAGGAGTTTAGCCATTACATTCCTTATATCAAGGATGATGATTTCTTTGGACTTCAGAATTATACAAGAACTACTTACGGCCCAGATGGAATTGTGCCTGTCCCCGAGGGAACACCAATGACACAGATGGATTATGAAGTATATCCTGAGGCTCTTGAGCATGTAATAAGACGCGTGCATGAGGAGATGCCAAATGTTCCGATCATGGTTACCGAAAATGGAATAGCAACAGCAGATGATAAGCAGAGAGTTGAGTTTATCGACAAGGCAATTGAGGGTGTTCAGAGCTGTATAAATGATGGAATTCCTGTCATCGGATACTGCCACTGGTCACTTATCGATAATTTTGAGTGGCAGAAAGGTTATGCGCTGACATTTGGTCTTTGCGCAGTTGACAGGAAAACACAGATCAGGGCACCAAAGCCTAGTTTGAAGCATCTTGGAGGCTATTTGAAATAA
- a CDS encoding methyl-accepting chemotaxis protein, with the protein MSVIVQLNSVFMAKGDNYMTPDQYARSNKKVFQINLIIAFAALLMVVLDAATHGMSLGLVIEIVAVLAGVLQMTVGFIKFRETRFGAVVILGGPTLYYMIIMIIQNDMIFYAFAIPVMLSCILYLDLRLYVVGQMAMTIGGLIVLVRNLIATGSIPRDHFVDGFIIILAGIAGIESLKMRRTLVREDDEAIKKGQETQEKTRIQMVEIAKEITGLFDEAHGEVDELKSIIGRNHDGMREIAGSSGNTAAAVTEQSHQIADIHEQTEVADAKRNQMVEMSESTQKAVIDGTKVIDQLKDKTANVVEMSDKTVASTKAVTEKVEKVEKIVGSIISISKQTNLLALNASIEAARAGEAGKGFVVVADEIRQLSEQTSSASNQITSIMQELSADVQNAVDSTNAAAESVKAQDILIRETADTFEEIGENVGNLIGRFNDIGTSIEAIGRSATEINNNIASLAATSEQVASLSSMGEEGARTAVEKFDEFDILLKGIYDQAQRLK; encoded by the coding sequence TTGTCAGTTATTGTACAGTTAAATTCTGTTTTCATGGCTAAAGGAGATAATTATATGACCCCTGACCAGTATGCAAGATCAAACAAAAAAGTATTTCAGATCAACCTTATTATTGCCTTTGCTGCGCTTTTAATGGTAGTGCTGGATGCTGCAACACACGGAATGAGCCTGGGGCTTGTCATCGAGATTGTCGCTGTCCTGGCAGGTGTGCTGCAGATGACGGTTGGATTTATCAAATTCAGAGAGACCAGGTTTGGCGCAGTGGTCATTCTTGGAGGTCCGACTCTTTACTATATGATTATCATGATAATACAAAATGATATGATTTTTTATGCATTCGCGATACCGGTAATGCTGTCGTGTATACTTTATCTGGACTTAAGGCTCTATGTGGTGGGACAGATGGCTATGACCATAGGCGGACTTATTGTCCTGGTCAGAAATCTTATTGCTACAGGTTCGATACCCAGGGACCATTTTGTGGACGGTTTCATAATCATTCTTGCGGGAATTGCCGGAATAGAGTCGCTTAAGATGAGGCGGACCCTGGTAAGAGAGGACGACGAGGCCATCAAGAAAGGGCAGGAGACCCAGGAAAAGACCCGTATCCAAATGGTGGAGATCGCCAAGGAAATTACGGGGCTGTTTGATGAGGCCCATGGGGAAGTCGATGAGTTAAAGAGCATCATAGGAAGAAACCACGATGGCATGAGGGAAATTGCGGGCAGCTCAGGAAATACCGCAGCTGCCGTGACAGAGCAGTCACATCAGATAGCAGATATCCATGAGCAGACGGAAGTGGCTGATGCCAAGAGAAATCAGATGGTTGAGATGTCCGAGAGCACGCAGAAAGCCGTTATTGATGGGACTAAGGTCATCGACCAGCTCAAGGACAAGACCGCAAATGTTGTTGAAATGAGTGATAAGACGGTGGCATCCACAAAAGCTGTCACTGAGAAGGTCGAAAAGGTTGAGAAGATTGTCGGTTCCATCATATCGATATCAAAGCAGACCAATCTTCTTGCGCTCAATGCTTCAATTGAGGCAGCGCGTGCGGGAGAAGCCGGGAAAGGTTTCGTTGTGGTTGCCGATGAGATAAGGCAGCTGTCGGAGCAGACCAGCAGCGCTTCAAATCAGATCACCAGCATCATGCAGGAGCTTTCCGCTGATGTTCAGAATGCGGTAGACTCTACCAATGCGGCAGCTGAGTCTGTCAAGGCTCAGGACATTCTTATCAGAGAGACCGCAGATACTTTTGAAGAGATCGGGGAGAACGTTGGAAACCTTATAGGAAGATTTAATGATATCGGTACTTCCATAGAAGCTATAGGAAGAAGTGCAACGGAGATCAATAATAATATTGCGAGCCTCGCCGCCACAAGTGAGCAGGTGGCATCTTTGTCCAGTATGGGCGAAGAGGGAGCAAGGACAGCGGTGGAGAAATTTGATGAGTTTGATATTCTGCTGAAGGGGATATATGATCAGGCGCAGAGGCTGAAATAA
- a CDS encoding sugar phosphate isomerase/epimerase family protein has protein sequence MKDTVLTGVQQIMIGSRCNSFESALSTLQSIKSAGYDGIELNDFMIKPTPFIVRLLTKFAGMPTGNGGKLDWKKLISESGLKVISLHSYLNSIEENPEAVAKEAMSFGTDTVVITGMYRFDYGNASEVKKLAERLNKAGEALLPYGVKLLYHNHNVELQKVSEEKTALDFIAMNTDPRYVNFELDTYWLADGGADVTALVKKLSDRMVMWHINDRGCRKQGPFITPILKEDAAELGTGNMALGSILETVQEAAKVKAIVLETHKNWIDNDPIKSLTLSAQWFKKNKLSPTLQ, from the coding sequence ATGAAAGACACAGTACTAACGGGTGTGCAACAGATAATGATTGGTAGCAGATGCAATAGTTTTGAGAGTGCACTCAGCACACTTCAGAGCATCAAGAGTGCCGGCTATGACGGCATTGAACTAAATGACTTCATGATCAAGCCAACGCCTTTTATTGTGAGGCTGCTTACAAAATTTGCCGGTATGCCCACTGGTAATGGCGGAAAACTCGATTGGAAGAAGCTGATCTCAGAGAGCGGCCTGAAAGTAATAAGCCTGCACAGCTATCTAAACAGCATTGAAGAAAACCCTGAGGCTGTTGCTAAAGAAGCCATGAGCTTTGGAACAGATACCGTTGTTATAACCGGTATGTACAGGTTTGATTACGGGAACGCTTCTGAGGTAAAAAAACTTGCTGAGAGGCTTAATAAGGCGGGAGAAGCTCTTTTACCCTATGGAGTAAAACTTCTTTATCATAATCACAATGTCGAGTTACAGAAGGTCTCAGAAGAAAAAACTGCATTGGACTTTATCGCCATGAACACCGACCCCAGGTATGTTAACTTCGAACTTGATACCTACTGGCTTGCAGACGGAGGAGCAGATGTTACTGCTCTGGTAAAAAAGCTGTCAGACAGAATGGTAATGTGGCATATAAATGACAGAGGCTGCAGAAAACAAGGACCGTTCATTACGCCTATTCTCAAGGAAGATGCGGCTGAACTAGGAACAGGGAATATGGCCCTGGGCAGTATTTTGGAGACTGTACAGGAGGCTGCCAAAGTAAAGGCAATTGTATTGGAAACTCATAAAAACTGGATTGACAATGATCCGATAAAAAGTCTGACTCTTAGCGCGCAGTGGTTTAAGAAAAACAAATTGAGTCCTACCTTACAGTAG